In Candidatus Zixiibacteriota bacterium, a single window of DNA contains:
- a CDS encoding DUF4846 domain-containing protein, protein MKWAKIIGRVIIPFLPIITAGCFGVVSSAWAQNHSYFWRPEIDSAETIAARIPPPEGFRRMPVDDGSFGEWLRYLPLKEGRPGVHLYDGSLKGNQEAHQAVIDIDVGRENLQQCADAVIRLRAEYLYSRAEYDSIHFNFTSGDTAWYRAWVDGYRPWIAGDRALWEKSVPPDSSYENFLKYLKTVFSYAGSYSLSRELDRVGDPDRIQIGDVFIQGGFPGHAVLVVDLAVNEDEGKQVFLLAQSFMPAQEIHLLKNLEDSLLSPWYILDRGEVLLTPEWSFSRYDLMRF, encoded by the coding sequence ATGAAATGGGCAAAGATAATAGGCCGCGTGATAATCCCGTTTCTGCCCATTATTACGGCCGGCTGTTTTGGGGTGGTTTCTTCGGCATGGGCCCAAAATCATTCATATTTCTGGCGGCCTGAAATCGACTCGGCCGAAACCATTGCCGCCCGAATACCTCCTCCCGAAGGATTCCGTAGAATGCCGGTTGATGATGGCTCATTTGGTGAATGGCTGAGATATCTTCCGCTCAAGGAGGGTCGGCCCGGAGTTCATCTATATGATGGCTCGTTAAAGGGCAACCAGGAGGCCCATCAGGCGGTCATTGATATCGATGTCGGGCGGGAAAATCTTCAGCAATGTGCCGATGCCGTAATCAGGCTTCGCGCGGAATATCTGTACAGCCGAGCGGAGTACGATTCCATCCATTTCAATTTCACCAGCGGCGATACGGCCTGGTATCGGGCCTGGGTCGATGGTTATCGTCCATGGATCGCGGGGGATAGAGCATTATGGGAGAAATCAGTTCCGCCTGATTCATCATATGAAAATTTTTTAAAATATCTGAAAACGGTTTTTTCTTACGCCGGTTCGTATTCTCTAAGCCGGGAACTGGACCGGGTCGGCGATCCCGATCGCATTCAGATTGGTGATGTTTTTATTCAGGGCGGATTTCCGGGGCATGCCGTTCTTGTGGTCGATCTGGCGGTAAATGAAGACGAGGGCAAACAGGTATTTTTACTGGCCCAGAGTTTTATGCCCGCCCAGGAAATACACCTGCTGAAAAATCTTGAAGACTCGCTGTTGAGTCCGTGGTATATCCTTGATAGAGGCGAGGTTCTTTTAACCCCGGAATGGTCATTTTCGCGTTACGATTTGATGAGATTTTAA